GTCATGCTAGTGACCTACCACACTAAGCCACCCTCCATGCCCAACTCCACCTCCGAGCGTGTAGTGGTCAACACTCTGAAAGGCGACCCCGTCCAGAGGAATTGCAAAAAACTGTACAGCTACGAAATAAAGGTGCCGGCCACACCGCCCACCTGCTTCAACGTTTGTGGCATCATCCAGATTGCCTACCAGGTCGAGGTTGAGGCCCAGGTGAAGGGCTGCCACCAAAACGAGTTAGTCAGCGTGCCCGTCACTGTTGGCACTATTCCCCTGACCCAGCACGTGCCCATTCAGCCACGGGGGTTGCTCAATCAGCCACTTGATGTGCAGGGCTTGGATTCCGGATACACGGCCACTGCACCGCCCATTGATGGAGCAAGTCCCTGGGCTGTAGACGAATCTATACGTAAGCTAAAATCAAACTTTTATTGGATTCACTTTTCTATAATGAACATTTAATTTTCAGCTCCCCCCAACTACCAGGAGGCTATTCACATGGGATCGACTGCACCAAAGGCTCCTGAGGACTGCGACGACCCAGAACCAGTGCCTCCCAATACTCTCAGTCTGGATGGCAGTGCCTACAAGCCCCTCTATCCAGTTTTCGACATTCCCAGTCCCTCGGCTCCACCCCCAACGGATTACACACAGAACTATATGGCCGAAAGGGCCTTTGTCAATCCGGCTTTGGATTTGGACAAGGACAAGGGGACCTGGCTGTGAATATTGACAATAAAACTAATCAAAGGCTTACATATAAGTCTGTTTAAGTACCTACGATAAACTATGATGCAATGAAAATTGTAAATTTGTACAATCAAAATAAACCTTTGAATTTTGAGAGAATTAAAAtccattttaatatttgaacGTGCGTAATTGAACTTGGATTTGCAACGATGTGTGTTTGCTTTACAaagcaatatttttttaaagaagttATTCATTGGATTAAAATGTACATAAACTAAAATCTGAGATGAATACCAAATACAAAAAGctttattttgaataattttatcAATGGCTTTTAATATTCAAAGTACGAACAACAATTATTCCTAAAATCAGAATCCCATTTGCCACTTTATTGCCCTTTTCATTCTCAAGTATCAACTATGTTAATACGAAGTAGGTCTTATCACAACCCCTTCAACATAAGCGTTTTGTGTGGAAAAATGTCCATTGCCAAGGTCTGAGGTTCCAAAAGTTCCGATAGCAGAAAAGTCATATAAAAACCCACTACTGAATTCATCCAAAAACAAAGTTCGCTCCTCAACTGCCAAGGGCAGAAGCTATTCCGGCTCTTATACCGATCTAAGACCAAATTTCCATTCCAATTCCATATCATTCCCGGAGAAACACGATCGCAACTGGGGTTCTTATCGCTTATCTTACGACGCCGACGGACCGCAAGCAGTCCAGAAGTTTTGTACTTAAATTAGTCGCAACTCGTTGCCCGGGCCATCGGTTTTAGCGGATTGCTTTCCCGGACCTTAATTATTTGCCCAGAAATGGTCGTTACGTGTGAGATCAGCTTCGACAATAATAGACACGGCACTTTCTACGCCGGTCAATTGGTCAGCGGCTGTGTGACCCTCAAATGCGACAGACCCAAGGAAGTACAAGGTAAAAACTTTCCACGAACCCTAATCCCTactaaaatagaatttgatcAAACCGTTTTATAATTAGCAATACATGGCCAGAgtgttataaatatttgttc
The Drosophila bipectinata strain 14024-0381.07 chromosome 3R, DbipHiC1v2, whole genome shotgun sequence DNA segment above includes these coding regions:
- the LOC108130318 gene encoding arrestin domain-containing protein 3, with the protein product MVVTCEIEFDNNPHGTYFGGQVMTGRVTIKSDKMKLVKAITLHVTGNAETRWTERVTRQGRRRRRSFYGREDYISSKTFLVGSNLSTQVPIEAGIHVYNFTCQIPTECPSSFEGMHGRVRYMANVTLVRPWKFDQSYTRCFTVLKVMDLNFNGPLLRVPAHSETSKTYCCWPCRSDPLSLQLTVPQTGFVPGQSIPLSVLVTNESHIPVEQLVVTLVMLVTYHTKPPSMPNSTSERVVVNTLKGDPVQRNCKKLYSYEIKVPATPPTCFNVCGIIQIAYQVEVEAQVKGCHQNELVSVPVTVGTIPLTQHVPIQPRGLLNQPLDVQGLDSGYTATAPPIDGASPWAVDESIPPPNYQEAIHMGSTAPKAPEDCDDPEPVPPNTLSLDGSAYKPLYPVFDIPSPSAPPPTDYTQNYMAERAFVNPALDLDKDKGTWL